One segment of Streptosporangium brasiliense DNA contains the following:
- the panC gene encoding pantoate--beta-alanine ligase produces the protein MDVIVVGDRAELAKARQALRIGGAVSPGRAALALVPTMGALHEGHRSLIRLAREQAEHVAVSIFVNPLQFGPGEDYTRYPRTFDTDLEVCAAEGVSMVFAPSADDMYLPDRQVGVSAGGMGTIVEGVFRPGHLDGVLTVVLKLFNLVQPDVAVFGQKDAQQLAMIRRMVADLDVPVSVVGAPTVREADGLALSSRNRYLSSHERRTALALSQALFAGAAEPTPEEVRRTARAVLAGEPAVEVDYLVLVDPATFEEVGADHRGEAILAVAARVGSTRLIDNVTVTL, from the coding sequence ATGGACGTGATCGTGGTGGGTGACCGCGCCGAGCTGGCCAAGGCGAGGCAGGCCCTGAGGATCGGCGGAGCGGTGTCCCCCGGAAGGGCGGCCCTGGCGCTGGTGCCGACCATGGGGGCGCTGCACGAAGGACACCGCTCGCTCATCCGGCTGGCCCGGGAGCAGGCCGAGCACGTGGCCGTGAGCATCTTCGTCAACCCCCTGCAGTTCGGCCCGGGCGAGGACTACACCCGCTATCCCCGCACGTTCGACACCGACCTGGAGGTCTGCGCGGCTGAGGGCGTGAGCATGGTGTTCGCGCCCTCCGCCGATGACATGTACCTACCGGACCGGCAGGTCGGCGTCTCGGCGGGCGGGATGGGCACGATCGTCGAGGGGGTGTTCCGGCCAGGTCACCTCGACGGCGTGCTCACCGTGGTGCTCAAGCTGTTCAACCTGGTCCAGCCGGATGTGGCGGTGTTCGGGCAGAAGGACGCCCAGCAGCTGGCGATGATCCGCCGGATGGTCGCCGACCTCGACGTCCCGGTCTCCGTCGTCGGGGCGCCCACGGTCCGGGAGGCCGACGGCCTGGCGCTGTCCAGCCGTAACCGCTACCTGTCCTCGCATGAGCGCCGGACGGCGCTGGCCCTGTCCCAGGCCCTGTTCGCGGGGGCCGCGGAGCCGACGCCGGAGGAGGTCCGGCGGACCGCGCGGGCCGTGCTGGCGGGGGAACCGGCCGTGGAGGTCGACTACCTGGTCCTGGTGGACCCGGCGACCTTCGAGGAGGTCGGTGCCGACCACCGGGGTGAGGCGATCCTCGCCGTGGCCGCGCGGGTGGGTTCCACCAGGCTGATCGACAACGTGACGGTCACCCTCTAG
- a CDS encoding response regulator: protein MRVILAEDSTLLREGLVRLLLEEGHEVPAAVGDGEALVSAVAAYRPDAVVVDVRMPPTHTDEGLRAALEIRRRWPEVKVLVLSQYVEKKYATELMSANVEGVGYLLKDRVAQVTDFLDALERVGAGGAAFDPEVVRQLLARTSQVDPLAKLTAREREVLERMAQGQTNASIAQALHVSQSAVEKHVNSLFDKLGLSHATGYSRRVLAVLRYLGS, encoded by the coding sequence GTGCGGGTGATCCTGGCCGAGGACTCCACGCTGCTGCGCGAGGGCCTGGTACGGCTGCTGCTGGAGGAGGGCCACGAGGTGCCGGCCGCCGTCGGCGACGGCGAGGCGCTGGTGTCGGCGGTGGCCGCGTACCGGCCCGACGCGGTGGTGGTGGACGTGCGGATGCCGCCCACGCACACCGACGAAGGGCTGCGCGCGGCGCTGGAGATCCGGCGGCGCTGGCCGGAGGTCAAGGTGCTGGTGCTGTCGCAGTACGTGGAGAAGAAGTACGCCACCGAGCTGATGAGCGCGAACGTGGAGGGTGTCGGCTACCTGCTCAAGGACCGGGTCGCGCAGGTGACCGACTTCCTGGACGCGCTGGAGCGGGTGGGCGCGGGGGGCGCCGCGTTCGACCCCGAGGTGGTGCGCCAGCTGCTGGCCCGGACGAGCCAGGTGGACCCGCTGGCCAAGCTGACCGCGCGCGAGCGCGAGGTGCTGGAGCGGATGGCCCAGGGCCAGACCAACGCCTCGATCGCGCAGGCGCTGCACGTGTCGCAGAGCGCGGTGGAGAAGCACGTCAACTCGCTCTTCGACAAGCTCGGGCTGTCGCACGCCACGGGCTACAGCCGCCGGGTGCTGGCGGTCCTGCGCTACCTCGGCTCCTGA
- a CDS encoding sensor histidine kinase → MRLAAEGLRLLGAVLLGTVTALLDLVFLLPALPFAGRPAVRAVARRLAVLEARRLRLDPAALGLGTGHSDGRELRYLAARAPVGVLGGLVVTLLALGTEVAVKLVWFWGRGLPIDGMRPTVPLLAYAALGGTVLLFLDLSGMAGVHALERRLALRMLGPDPTEVLRHRIAELAESRAGVVAAVDAERRRIERDLHDGLQQRLVALSMLVGRARRGRPELLEQAHEQAQQALAELREVAWRVYPSGLDSLGLGEALAGVAERSSVPVKIVCELPARPPMAVETVAYFVVSEAVTNAAKHARATAVTVEVRERDTMVVVCVQDDGVGGADAAGGGLSGLARRVAALDGTFTVISPSGGPTTIVAELPCG, encoded by the coding sequence ATGCGTCTCGCCGCTGAGGGGCTGCGGCTGCTGGGGGCGGTGCTGCTGGGGACGGTCACCGCCCTGCTCGACCTGGTCTTCCTCCTGCCGGCGCTGCCGTTCGCCGGCCGTCCGGCCGTGCGGGCGGTGGCCCGGCGGCTGGCCGTGCTCGAAGCCCGCCGGCTACGCCTCGACCCCGCCGCCCTCGGACTCGGCACGGGCCACTCCGACGGACGGGAGCTGCGGTATCTGGCGGCGCGGGCACCGGTCGGCGTGCTCGGCGGCCTGGTGGTCACATTGCTCGCCCTCGGCACGGAGGTGGCCGTCAAGCTCGTCTGGTTCTGGGGCAGGGGGCTGCCGATCGACGGCATGAGGCCGACCGTGCCGCTGCTGGCCTACGCCGCCCTGGGAGGAACGGTCCTGCTGTTCCTGGACCTGTCGGGCATGGCGGGGGTGCACGCGCTGGAGCGGCGGCTGGCCCTGCGGATGCTCGGTCCCGACCCCACCGAGGTGCTCCGGCATCGCATCGCCGAGCTGGCCGAGAGCCGCGCGGGCGTCGTGGCGGCGGTGGACGCCGAGCGGCGCAGGATCGAACGCGACCTGCACGACGGGCTGCAGCAGCGGCTGGTGGCGCTGTCGATGCTGGTCGGGCGGGCCCGCAGGGGCCGTCCCGAGCTGCTGGAGCAGGCGCACGAGCAGGCGCAGCAGGCGCTGGCCGAGCTGCGCGAGGTGGCCTGGCGGGTATACCCGTCGGGGCTGGACTCCCTCGGCCTGGGCGAGGCGCTGGCCGGTGTGGCCGAGCGGTCGAGCGTGCCGGTCAAGATCGTGTGCGAGCTGCCCGCACGGCCGCCGATGGCGGTGGAGACCGTCGCCTACTTCGTGGTCAGCGAGGCGGTGACCAACGCCGCCAAGCACGCCCGCGCCACCGCCGTCACCGTGGAGGTGCGCGAACGGGACACAATGGTCGTCGTGTGCGTACAGGACGACGGTGTGGGCGGGGCGGATGCCGCGGGCGGCGGATTGTCGGGGCTGGCGCGGCGGGTCGCCGCCCTGGACGGGACCTTCACGGTGATCAGCCCGTCGGGCGGGCCGACCACGATCGTGGCGGAGCTGCCGTGCGGGTGA
- a CDS encoding DedA family protein, whose translation MTDWLVGLMESFGAPGAGLAIALENLFPPLPSEVILPLAGFTSSRGEMDLLTVLAWTTAGSVLGALALYWVGALLGRERTLALAARIPLLKISDIDKTEAWFLKHGRKTVFFGRMIPIFRSLISIPAGVERMPLAAFTLLTTAGSLIWNTIFVLTGYVLGENWSLVEAYVGMGTNVVIALVLLAVLVFVGVRVAERHQGRHASRR comes from the coding sequence ATGACAGATTGGCTGGTTGGGCTGATGGAGAGCTTCGGAGCGCCAGGTGCGGGACTGGCGATCGCGCTGGAGAATCTCTTCCCGCCCCTACCCAGTGAAGTGATCTTGCCGTTGGCCGGCTTCACTTCCTCCAGGGGCGAGATGGACCTGTTGACCGTTCTCGCGTGGACCACGGCGGGCTCGGTCCTGGGCGCGCTGGCGCTGTACTGGGTGGGCGCGCTGCTCGGCCGCGAGCGTACGCTGGCCCTGGCCGCCCGGATCCCGCTGCTGAAGATCTCCGACATCGACAAGACTGAGGCGTGGTTCCTCAAGCATGGACGCAAGACCGTGTTCTTCGGCCGGATGATCCCCATCTTCCGCAGCCTGATCTCGATCCCAGCCGGGGTGGAGCGCATGCCGCTGGCCGCGTTCACGCTGCTGACCACGGCCGGCAGCCTCATCTGGAACACGATCTTCGTTCTGACGGGCTACGTCCTGGGCGAGAACTGGTCGTTGGTGGAGGCCTACGTCGGCATGGGCACCAACGTGGTGATCGCCCTGGTACTGCTGGCCGTCCTGGTGTTCGTGGGCGTCAGGGTTGCCGAGCGACACCAGGGGCGACATGCGTCTCGCCGCTGA
- a CDS encoding M28 family peptidase yields the protein MIGKMFDVPRRMLAGLAALLALAAVVVLSAMTDSTMQPLPASAPSGEFSAERAVAHLTEFATRPRPIGSAESDRARDYLAGRLRAAGLQVEVQRSVGARSAAGLATFGQVDNIVGRLPGTDPTGTVLIAAHYDSAAMGPGASDDGAAVAAMIETVRALRAGTGPRNDIVLLMSDGEEDGVLGAEAFVREHPLARKGGVLLNWEARGVSGPSLMFETSRNNARLVETFVNAVPAPRGDSSMVELYRLLPNNTDFTPLTKAGFTGMNFAYIERSSLYHTADDSIANLHRGSLQHHGSNMLALARALGNADLGSLPADHDVTYFRALGTMITYSDRLVWPLAVSAALAVAGLALLARVRRLLSLPRLLWAAASAVVPLAGSALLAQGLWEVLVAVRPAYDTMGGLLHRPQAFQAAVAVLSGAALLGWYLPLRRRLGPAALSVGALVWPAGLGVLCARYAPGASFLFALPALLCALGGLAAVLISASAWARLTAAMLGPVTAAMLLPSLAANTFDGMGLALGGVSALVLALFGLTVLPIIELFLPTPGAGPERAVAVPLTAVVLALGLVGAGLLVDGFDADRPQRTHLAYVMNADTRTAHWVSADTDPGEWTRRYVSGHESAALPEGYARGTLRTGPAPVIKADGPRVSVLARDQETVKLHVTAGRGARSVTLRIDHPITAATASAGRFGSVSVPVTGKRAGTWPAEVRFRGIPAQGVQITVRIPDADRARLTAIAETDDLSAVPGFRPRPPGLTAATREDGDLIAVTRTYTLTSASHRPQRPSSDSGKITR from the coding sequence ATGATCGGAAAGATGTTCGACGTCCCGAGACGGATGTTGGCCGGCCTGGCCGCCCTTCTCGCGCTGGCCGCGGTCGTCGTGCTGTCCGCCATGACGGACAGCACGATGCAGCCCCTGCCGGCCTCGGCCCCGAGCGGCGAGTTCAGCGCCGAGCGGGCCGTGGCCCACCTGACGGAGTTCGCCACCCGGCCGCGGCCCATCGGCAGTGCCGAGAGCGACCGAGCCAGGGACTACCTGGCCGGGCGGCTGCGCGCCGCGGGTCTCCAGGTCGAGGTCCAGCGGTCGGTCGGGGCCCGTTCGGCGGCGGGGTTGGCGACGTTCGGCCAGGTCGACAACATCGTGGGCCGGCTGCCGGGGACCGACCCCACCGGTACGGTTCTCATCGCCGCCCACTACGACTCCGCGGCGATGGGACCGGGTGCTTCCGACGACGGCGCGGCGGTAGCCGCGATGATCGAGACGGTCCGGGCGCTGCGGGCGGGCACCGGCCCGCGTAATGACATCGTGCTGCTCATGTCGGACGGCGAGGAGGACGGCGTGCTCGGCGCCGAGGCCTTCGTCCGCGAACACCCCTTGGCCCGCAAGGGCGGCGTGCTGCTGAACTGGGAGGCCCGCGGGGTGAGCGGCCCCTCGCTGATGTTCGAGACCTCAAGGAACAACGCCCGGCTGGTCGAGACGTTCGTCAACGCCGTTCCGGCTCCGCGCGGTGACTCCTCCATGGTGGAGCTCTATCGGCTGCTGCCGAACAACACCGACTTCACCCCGCTGACCAAGGCCGGGTTCACCGGCATGAACTTCGCCTACATCGAGCGTTCCTCGCTCTACCACACCGCCGACGACTCCATCGCCAACCTTCACCGCGGAAGCCTGCAGCACCACGGCTCGAACATGCTGGCGCTGGCCCGTGCCCTGGGGAACGCGGACCTCGGGTCGTTGCCCGCCGACCATGACGTCACCTATTTCCGTGCCCTCGGAACCATGATCACCTACTCGGACCGGCTCGTATGGCCGCTGGCGGTGTCGGCCGCCCTCGCGGTGGCGGGATTGGCGCTGCTGGCCCGCGTCAGGCGGCTGCTCAGCCTTCCCCGGCTGCTGTGGGCGGCGGCTTCGGCCGTCGTCCCGCTGGCCGGATCGGCTCTCCTGGCGCAGGGGCTGTGGGAGGTGCTGGTGGCCGTGCGACCCGCCTACGACACCATGGGCGGCCTCCTGCATCGCCCGCAGGCGTTCCAGGCGGCGGTCGCGGTCCTGTCCGGGGCGGCGCTGCTCGGCTGGTACCTGCCGTTGCGTCGCAGGCTGGGGCCGGCGGCGCTGTCGGTCGGGGCGCTGGTCTGGCCGGCCGGGCTCGGCGTGCTGTGTGCCCGGTACGCGCCCGGGGCGTCCTTCCTGTTCGCCCTGCCGGCGCTGCTGTGCGCGCTCGGCGGGCTGGCTGCCGTCCTGATTTCCGCATCCGCCTGGGCACGGCTGACGGCGGCGATGCTGGGTCCGGTCACGGCCGCGATGCTGCTGCCCTCTCTGGCGGCCAACACCTTCGACGGGATGGGGTTGGCGCTGGGCGGGGTGAGCGCGCTGGTGCTGGCACTGTTCGGGCTGACGGTGCTGCCGATCATCGAACTGTTCCTGCCCACACCCGGCGCCGGGCCGGAGCGGGCCGTCGCCGTGCCCCTGACAGCCGTCGTCCTCGCCCTGGGACTGGTCGGTGCGGGGCTGCTGGTGGACGGGTTCGACGCGGACCGGCCGCAGCGCACGCACCTGGCGTACGTCATGAACGCCGACACCCGCACCGCTCACTGGGTCAGCGCCGACACCGACCCCGGAGAATGGACCAGGCGGTACGTGTCCGGCCACGAGTCCGCGGCACTGCCGGAGGGATACGCGCGGGGCACGCTTCGGACCGGTCCCGCGCCGGTGATCAAGGCCGACGGCCCGCGTGTCTCCGTGCTGGCGCGCGACCAGGAAACGGTCAAGCTGCACGTGACGGCAGGCAGGGGAGCGCGTTCGGTGACGCTGAGGATCGACCACCCGATCACCGCGGCCACCGCGTCCGCCGGCAGGTTCGGCTCCGTGAGCGTCCCCGTCACCGGGAAGCGGGCCGGCACCTGGCCCGCGGAGGTCCGCTTCCGGGGCATCCCCGCTCAGGGAGTCCAGATCACGGTGCGCATCCCGGACGCGGACCGGGCCCGCCTCACCGCCATCGCGGAGACCGACGACCTGTCCGCGGTGCCGGGCTTCCGCCCAAGGCCGCCCGGCCTGACCGCGGCCACCAGGGAGGACGGCGACCTCATCGCGGTTACCCGCACCTACACCCTGACGAGCGCCTCTCACCGCCCACAGCGCCCGTCCTCGGATTCCGGCAAGATCACGCGATAG